TAAGATAATAAGGATTACATGCTTCACGGGCTTGAAAGAAAACATCAGGGTTTTGAGCGGTACCCCGAATAAACGGACGATCGGGAGAAAGCTTCCGGTTTCGGAAGTCTTCAACCAACCGGTCATCAATCATTGCTTTCATATCATCAATAGATAAAAGTTCAACTTTGGCAACCTCGGAGGAGGTTCGGAACCCGTCAAAGAAATGAAGAAAAGGAACCCGTGACTCTAAAGTTGCAGCTTGGGCTATTAGGGCTAAATCCATTGCTTCTTGAGGAGAATTTGAAGACAATAAGGCAAAACCAGTTTCCCTGGTAGCCATAACATCACTATGATCTCCAAAAATAGATAAAGCATGAGTAGCTACGGTACGAGCAGCAACGTTGATAAGTGCCGGTGTAAGCTCTCCAGCGATTTTGTACATGTTGGGAATCATTAATAATAACCCTTGAGAGGCGGTGAAGGTTGTGCTTAAAGCCCCGGCTTGAAGCGAACCATGAAGTGCTCCCGCTGCCCCTCCTTCGCTCTGCATTTCAATTACTTGAGGAACAGTTCCCCAGATATTAGGCTTATTCTCAGCTGCCCATTGATCGGCTAATTCTCCCATTGTTGAAGATGGGGTGATGGGATAAATAGCGATTACTTCGTTGATATGGTATGCTGAATAAGTCGTCGCTTCGTTCCCATCGATCATGACCAATTCTCGTGTCATATCTTATCTCACCTTTCTTATTGGATTATTTCCCAATTCGTTTTATAGGTAAAAAACATTTTTCACGTGAAAATTATTGTAACATTATTATTGTGGTCTCATCAAAATATTGAAAATCAAGTATCTATGTGAACATCCCTTCTTCCTTCAAAAGCTTGAGTTAGGGTAATTTCATCAGCGAACTCCATATCCCCACCTAAGGGTAACCCACGAGCAATCATCGTGACTCGAATCGAAAAAGAACGGAGTTTACGGGCAATGAAATAGGCAGTTGCTTCACCGTCAAGAGAAGGATTGGTGGCTAAAATTACTTCTTTAAATTTTTCAGTTTCAATCCGTTTCATGAGTTGGTTGATGGTCAAATCTTCTGGACCGACACCTGAAAGAGGAGAAAGCACACCCTGGAGAACATGATAGAGACCACGATAACCAGTTTTTTCAATAGAAAGAACATCCTGAGGTCGTTCAACAACGCAAAGTATGGTTGATTCCCGGGTAGAATCCTGACATATAGAACAAAGTTCATTTTCTGTATAAAAACCGCAACGAGAACAAAAGTGAATTTTTTGTTTCACCTCAGTAAGGGAATTAATCAACCCCTCTATCTCATCCGGTAATGATTTTATTAGAAAAAAAGATAACCTTTGAGCGGTTTTGGGGCCTACGCCAGGGAGACGCGAAAATGAGGCGATTAAATTTTTTAATGCCTCTGGATA
The genomic region above belongs to Candidatus Atribacteria bacterium ADurb.Bin276 and contains:
- the recR gene encoding Recombination protein RecR, which translates into the protein MSDSYPEALKNLIASFSRLPGVGPKTAQRLSFFLIKSLPDEIEGLINSLTEVKQKIHFCSRCGFYTENELCSICQDSTRESTILCVVERPQDVLSIEKTGYRGLYHVLQGVLSPLSGVGPEDLTINQLMKRIETEKFKEVILATNPSLDGEATAYFIARKLRSFSIRVTMIARGLPLGGDMEFADEITLTQAFEGRRDVHIDT